The proteins below come from a single Triticum aestivum cultivar Chinese Spring chromosome 5D, IWGSC CS RefSeq v2.1, whole genome shotgun sequence genomic window:
- the LOC123121191 gene encoding uncharacterized protein, producing the protein MAARATAGGCGEGPSGPAGSADLITGLPDEVLGAIVSLLPVRDGCRTQALSRRWRPIWRAARINLDDVADMHVSRILSYRYDRTEPREVVGVGTWTRSRDLLEVELALACREERSSTVPAIRMVRFGCRRLPPSLPVDFPLVRQLSLHGVTLTEEALRAVLSGCPALESLLLAESVGATCLRISSPTLQSIGFCAPWDKQAADGSANVGEMVIEDAPRLVRLLPLNPDHGPATIRVIRAPKLEVLGPLSKGILRLHLRTTVFQETVGVNLTTTMHTVKVLFLDQVGPDLDRVLRFLKCFPCLERLYIILEPRRSTYQLSEEERDTQNNMKNVRKNVSQDNPIECLEHHLKKVALKVYNGVGPEVDFARFFVLNAKVLDIMEFGLVVSAIGGPWEEWRANRWRSNQNKQLQVEDRASRDAQFEFKMFRTMSYKDFKKCTHDLSMADPFDTSFLDGYFTL; encoded by the exons ATGGCGGCGCGCGCTACCGCCGGTGGCTGCGGCGAAGGGCCATCGGGGCCGGCAGGgagcgccgatctcatcaccggccTGCCGGACGAGGTCCTCGGCGCCATCGTATCCCTCCTCCCCGTCAGGGACGGCTGCCGCACGCAGGCCCTCTCCCGCCGGTGGCGCCCCATATGGCGCGCCGCGCGCATCAACCTCGACGACGTCGCCGACATGCACGTCTCCAGGATCCTCTCCTACCGCTACGACCGCACGGAACCCCGCGAGGTTGTCGGCGTCGGCACCTGGACCCGCTCCCGGGATCTGCTGGAGGTCGAGCTCGCCCTGGCGTGCAGGGAAGAGCGCAGCAGCACCGTGCCCGCGATCCGCATGGTGAGATTCGGCTGCCGCCGCCTGCCGCCCAGCCTGCCTGTGGATTTCCCGCTCGTCCGGCAGCTCAGCCTGCACGGTGTCACCCTGACGGAGGAGGCTCTCCGGGCCGTGCTCTCGGGCTGCCCTGCATTGGAGAGCCTTCTGCTGGCGGAGAGCGTGGGCGCTACATGCCTCCGCATCAGTTCCCCGACTCTCCAGAGCATCGGCTTCTGTGCTCCTTGGGACAAGCAAGCTGCCGATGGCAGTGCCAATGTCGGAGAGATGGTAATCGAGGATGCCCCCCGCCTCGTGAGGTTGCTCCCACTCAATCCAGACCATGGTCCGGCGACGATCCGGGTGATCCGGGCTCCTAAACTAGAGGTATTGGGTCCGCTGAGCAAAGGCATTCTACGGCTCCACCTTAGAACGACAGTGTTTCAG GAAACGGTTGGCGTTAACTTGACAACCACGATGCACACCGTGAAGGTTTTGTTTCTTGATCAAGTTGGACCCGATTTGGATAGAGTTCTTCGCTTCCTCAAGTGCTTCCCGTGCTTGGAGAGGCTTTATATCATT TTAGAGCCAAGGAGGTCTACCTATCAATTATCTGAAGAAGAGAGAGACACCCAAAATAACATGAAAAACGTGCGCAAGAATGTCTCACAGGATAATCCGATCGAATGCCTTGAGCACCACTTAAAAAAAGTGGCGCTGAAAGTCTACAATGGTGTGGGTCCAGAAGTTGACtttgccaggttctttgttttGAATGCCAAAGTGCTAGACATAATGGAATTTGGACTAGTTGTAAGTGCAATTGGCGGTCCCTGGGAAGAATGGAGGGCCAATCGATGGAGGTCCAATCAGAACAAGCAGCTACAGGTTGAAGACAGAGCTTCTCGGGATGCTCAATTTGAATTCAAAATGTTTCGTACGATGAGTTACAAAGACTTTAAGAAGTGTACCCATGATCTGTCAATGGCTGATCCGTTTGACACCTCGTTCTTGGATGGATATTTTACACTGTGA